GTTTCGCCGGTGATCTGCATGCGGCCCCATTGGGCGGGGCCTTCTGGGGTGTCCAGTCCGACTGAGTCGACGATGTAGCGGAGTGAGGGGAGGTCGAGTGCGCCGAGGTTGTTCTTGACCTGGGAGATGACGCAGGAGCCGTCGTCGGCGGTGGTGTCGCGGGCGAACGCGATCACTGCGCGGGCTACGGCGGAGAACGCCCGGCCGCCCATGATCCGGGAGAGGACGTCGGTGCCGCTGGCCTTGTTGAAGTGCGCGAGTCCGAAGATCGCGCATCCGGTGTCGTCGGCCAGCTGGACCAGTGGTTCCAGTCCGGTGCGCAGGTCCCGGTCCTGGTGTGGGTTGATTGAGCCGTCCAACACGGAGATCAGGGGGTCCACGATCAGCAGCGCTACGTCGTGGGTGGTGATGACCGAGGCCATGCCGTCGACGTCGCGGGGCAGTGACAAGGGCACGGCGGTGCCGCCGAGCTGGTCGACCTCGACCCGGTACACGCGATCGAGGTCGGCACCGGCTACGTGCAGGCGTCCGGCCAGGGTGCGTTCCCAGCTGTCTTCGGTGGCGGCGTAGATGACGCTGCGGGGTTGTCCGTAGTGCTTGCCGGGTAGTTCGCCGAGGGTGATCCGGGCGGCCAGCCACGCGCAGAACAGCGACTTGCCGATCCCCTCGCGGCCGGGGCCGACCGTGAGCGCGCCGTGCGGGATCCGGGCGTCCCACAACCAGTGCGTCGGGCGCAGCGGGATCGTGGACACCCGGGTCAGCCGGACTTGGCGCAGGGCGGCCGGTGCGGTGTCGTAGGGGTCTGCCGGTGGTTCCGGGAACGGTCCGGGGTCGAGTTCGTGAGCCCCGGCGCCGGAGCCGGTGACGGGCCGCAGATGGCGCCCGTTGGTCTCGGGGTAGGTCACAGGGGTACTCCCTTGCGAAGCGGGTATGCGGGTCCGGGCCGGGGTGGACTCACGCGGGTCAGTGCGGGTGAGTCCACCGCCCCGGGTGCGGGGTGGACCGGTGTGGGTGGGTCCACCCCGCGCGGGGGTGGTCAGGGCATGGACTCGTGCTGGACTCGTGCTGGTCGCGGGCTTGTGGGTGGTGGACCCGGACTGGTCCGGGTCCACCGGGTTCAGGCCCCGGGCCGGGGTCCGGGGACCGGGCCGGGCGGGTGGACCGGAACCGGGATCGGGACTGTGCCGGTGCCGTCGCGGCGGGCCGTGGCCACGGTCTCGGCCAGCAGCGCCCGGCCCTCGGGGTCGGTGGGTTCGTAGAGGGCGACGCCGAGGAACTCGGCGCGGCCGGTGGCGGGGTCGACGTCGAACACGGGGACGTAGAAGCGGGTGCCGTCGGTGACGATCAGCGACAGGTCCTCGCGGAGCTCGCCCCGTGCCGGGGGCAGCGGCGCGGGCGGCGGGACGGGACCGGTGCGGTGATAGGGGTCGCGGGGCGTGGATGCCATCGGATTACCTCCAGCTGGGCAGGGGTCAGGGCATAGGAATGCCCGGGGCAGAAACGGGGAAGGTGGTTCGCGGGCCGCAGGGGTGTTAGTGGGGTGGGCGGTCGCGGTTGGCTTTGCGGCACAGGTCGCTGGCGGCGAGCAGGCACCGGTGGGGGTGGGCGTCGGCGGGGAACACGTCGAGTTCGTTGCCCTCGCGTAGCCGCGCTGCTGCGCAGGCCAGTGGTCCGCGACCGGCGGCGCGTACGCCTTGCACGGTCAGGTCGGTGGCTTTCGCGACGATCGGGGTGGCGCCGTATCGGCCGAGGTGTCCGCCGCTGTGGGCGAGGGCGATCGCGATCTCGTCCACGGTGAGGACCCAGGGCGCGGGCGCGCCGGCGGGCCACAGGCCCATCCGTTCCACGGTGGTGCCGTCGGTGGTGGTGACCGGGGTGGCGGGGGCCAGGCGGTGGCCCGCGCCGTGGGTGACGAACCCGGTGGTCACTGCGCCGCCCCTGCCGCCGTGCGGGTCAGGGAGTGCACGGCGTCCACGGCGCGGTTGTACTGGTGTTGTCCGCCTTCGCTGGCGGGCCACAGACGTGCCTGGTCGGTGTCGTACTGCCGACCGGTGATGGTGCGGTCCAGTAGTGCGAGTCCGGACTTGTGGTGAGCGGCGCTCAGGGCGCGGACCTGGTTGAGTCCGAGGCGGGCTACGCCGTGCAGTACCAGTGCGGGGATGTCGGTGCGGTTGAGGTTGGCCGGGAGGCGGGTGCCGCAGTAGTACAGGGCGGTGGCGGCTTCGTGGTAGGTGAGCACCACCACGGCTCCGGTGGCCGGGGTGAACCGCAGCCGCGAGGCCGGGCGCCCGGAGGCGCTGGGGGTGCCCGGCGCCGTGGACACCCGCACTGTGGTGCCGCCCCGGCGGTTCAGGATGGCGGTCACCGGGTCACCTCCGGCGTGGTGCGCGGGTGCGGGACCCGCAGCGTCGAACGCGCCCGGCGAGCGGCAGAGTGCGCGGCGGCCAGCTCGGTGACGGCGGGGCGGATCATGTCGGCGCGCTGGGCGTCCCAGCTGCCCGGCTCGACCGCGGCGAGGGCGATACGGGCGGCTTCAACACCGTTGCCGCCCAGCGCGAACAGGTTCTCCACCACGAGCTGCCGCAGGTACGCGGTGTCGGTGAGGGTGTCGGCCAGCTCGTCCTGGCTCATGTAGGTGGTGCCGTCCCACATCGCCGCGACCAGATCCTCGGCCGAGACCGGCACCACCATGCCCAGGTTCATCAGGATCGGGGTCTCGTTCTGCTCACGGTGGGTCGGAACGAACTCCGTGGCCACACCACCGACCAGCGCACGCCCCATCTGCGACTCCGCCATGATCACGCCACCCCCGCCACACCAGCAGCGGCCGAGTCCCCGGCGGCCGGGCTCGCCTCGGCTTCGTCGCTGGCACCAAGCCAGGCATTGAGCGAGGACTCCGCCACATCGTCGCCTGTCTCGGACTCGGGGTTGTCGGCCTGTTCGGCCGACGCGTCGCCGTGGAAGAACTCGGCGGCGGCGGCGTCCATGCAGTCGCTGAGCCAGATGTTGACCGAGAAACCCGGGATGCGCAGCGCACCCCGGCCCGAACCGATCTTCAGCGCTTCCAGCTGCCCGGCCTCGATGGCCCGGTAGACCGTGGAGCGCGAGACGTCCAGCAGCTCTGCCAGTGCCTTCACGCGGAAGACCGCGTTACCCTCAACCTGCATCGTGACTCTCCCAATGGTTTCGGTGTAGGCCCCGGCCGGTGTTCCAGCACCGCCGGGGCCGCTTGCGTTGTGTGCGCTCTTTGCGACACCAGAGACGTTAGGCAACGTGGACAACGTAGCCAATAGTTCTTGACTGTTATCACCTAGATGGAGTAGTTGACTAAGTCGCGTACCCTGTCTGACATGGACAAACTCGATCCGGCCGACTCCCGAGCCCCTTACCTGCAAGTGGCCGGCCGACTTCGGGAGGCGCTCCGGGCGGAGACCTACCGGCAGGGGGACAAGCTTCCGCCGCACCAGGCGATCGCCGATGAGTTCGGCGTGTCGGTGGGGACTGTGAAGCGTGCCTACACCCTCCTGCAGGACGAACAGCTGATCGTCACGCGCCAAGGGCAGGGCACCTTTGTGCGCGCGTCCGGTGCTGCTGTGCCCCCGGCAGAGGCTTCGCCCGGTGGTGCACTCAACGGTGTGGACCTCGCAGACCTTGAGCGGAGACTCACCGCGGTCGAGCGCAAGCTGGGGCTTGCGCCCTGACGAGCGTTCCGGCGAGTTGTCGCATGGGTTGCCGGTGGCCAGAATTGCCGACGGTGCCGCATAGTCGGTCCCGGCGCGCTGGTGTCGCTGGCGTCTCATGGAAGTAGCTTCGGCCCGGTTGGGAGCATGAACCCGGAAAAACCTTCCGGGGCCAACCCGGAAGAACTTTCCGGGTTGCTGGCGCAGCTGCGCGGGAGGGTGGGGACATGCGAGGAATCAGCGAGAACCTGACCATCGGAGAACGCGTCGCGTGGTACCGGCGCCGTCGCGGCATGTCGCAAGAGGCACTTGCCGGGCTGGTTGGCCGCACGAGCGACTGGCTGGGCAAGGCGGAGAACAACCGGATCGAGCTGGACCGCCTGTCCGTGATCCGCAGCCTCGCGGACGCGCTGGACGTCGCGCTAGGGGACCTCATCGGTGAGTCGACCTTGCTGGACTGGACGCCGGACAGTGGCACGGCGACTGTGCCAGCGCTTCGGGCCGCGCTCATGGACTACCGCCAGCTCACGCCGATTCTGAGCGCTCCGACGTCGGACGCAGAACCGCCGGCAATCGACGAGCTTGCCCGTGAGCTGCGCTCCGTGTTCGACGCTTACCAGGGCTCGCGCTTCGGGTATGCCGCTGGCCGGGCACCGCTTCTGCTCGCCGACGCGCTGCTCGCTGCGCGCCAGTACGAGGGGGATGACCGCCTCCGGGCGCACGAGCTGCTGGCCTTGAGCTACCAGGCCGCGGCGTCGGTCCTGACGAAGATCGGCGAGGCTGACCTCGCGTGGATGGCGGCTGAGCGCGGCTTGGCGGCGGCCCAGCAGTCGGAGAACTACGCAATTACCGGATCGCTATTCCGGTCGGTGGCTTTCGCGCTTTTGTCGACCGGTCGCCATGAACCGGCTATGTCTCTCACGGAATCTGCCGCCGCGTATTTGCAGCCGCACCTGAACGGCGGGGACGCCGACGTGATTTCGTCGTACGGAACCCTGCTTTTGGCAGGGTCAATGGCGGCTGCGCGCGCTGAGGACAGGGCGACGACGCGCGGCTACCTGGCTGAGGCTGACGAGGCGGCCCAACGTCTTGGTGTTGACGGAAATCACC
This Amycolatopsis sulphurea DNA region includes the following protein-coding sequences:
- a CDS encoding AAA family ATPase, whose protein sequence is MTYPETNGRHLRPVTGSGAGAHELDPGPFPEPPADPYDTAPAALRQVRLTRVSTIPLRPTHWLWDARIPHGALTVGPGREGIGKSLFCAWLAARITLGELPGKHYGQPRSVIYAATEDSWERTLAGRLHVAGADLDRVYRVEVDQLGGTAVPLSLPRDVDGMASVITTHDVALLIVDPLISVLDGSINPHQDRDLRTGLEPLVQLADDTGCAIFGLAHFNKASGTDVLSRIMGGRAFSAVARAVIAFARDTTADDGSCVISQVKNNLGALDLPSLRYIVDSVGLDTPEGPAQWGRMQITGETDTHVNDLLDDAPPTREERTDAEAVADWLREYLTSQGGQAPSGEVKKAAKAAGFTERTAQRARAKLQLTTRTEGRNTVWGLP
- a CDS encoding helix-turn-helix domain-containing protein, translating into MQVEGNAVFRVKALAELLDVSRSTVYRAIEAGQLEALKIGSGRGALRIPGFSVNIWLSDCMDAAAAEFFHGDASAEQADNPESETGDDVAESSLNAWLGASDEAEASPAAGDSAAAGVAGVA
- a CDS encoding GntR family transcriptional regulator yields the protein MDKLDPADSRAPYLQVAGRLREALRAETYRQGDKLPPHQAIADEFGVSVGTVKRAYTLLQDEQLIVTRQGQGTFVRASGAAVPPAEASPGGALNGVDLADLERRLTAVERKLGLAP
- a CDS encoding helix-turn-helix domain-containing protein, with amino-acid sequence MRGISENLTIGERVAWYRRRRGMSQEALAGLVGRTSDWLGKAENNRIELDRLSVIRSLADALDVALGDLIGESTLLDWTPDSGTATVPALRAALMDYRQLTPILSAPTSDAEPPAIDELARELRSVFDAYQGSRFGYAAGRAPLLLADALLAARQYEGDDRLRAHELLALSYQAAASVLTKIGEADLAWMAAERGLAAAQQSENYAITGSLFRSVAFALLSTGRHEPAMSLTESAAAYLQPHLNGGDADVISSYGTLLLAGSMAAARAEDRATTRGYLAEADEAAQRLGVDGNHLWTAFGPTNVAIHRVNTAMELGDVQIALDIGPELDTAALPVERRVRHMLDVARAFHVSGRHDAAVATVLNAERMAPDQVRHHYLSRQLVITWVRNTHGKPGFELHQLARRMHVVG